The genomic region TTAAAAATGAAAAAAGAAGTGGAATATTCCACTTCTTTTTTATTTTCTGCTTACAAATTACCTCATCGCAACTTTTATTTCGCTCATTCCTTCTTTGAAATAAGCGTGCGGCATGTCTGGTGTGTTATGGGCCATTCCAACCTCTCCATGCCTATCGACTATTATTATTCCCGCTTCCGTTCCCACCGTGTTATCTAAGTAATTCAAAACTGCTTCAGCGGCATGTGGGGCATCCAAACCCATTCTAAGGAAATCCGCCGCAACTTTTGTTATGAGAACTCTCATCATTCCTTCTCCAAGGCCGGTGGAAGAAGCAGCTCCAAATGGGGTGGCATACGTTCCAGCACCTGGAATAGGCGTATCCCCAACCCTTCCCAAAAGCTTCAAGAAAACTCCTCCCGTGGATGTTGCCGCTGCGCATTCACCATGCGAATCGACTGCGACTGCACCAACCGTTCCGTGAAGGAATTCGGGATGTTCTTGGAAAAGCTTTCTCAATTTTGGCCAGTCTTTATAGTCGCCATTTATGAACTGTTTTCTGTACTTTTCCCATTGTTCTTTGCGTTTTTGTGTGATTGGATCGTGATATTCAAATCCCATAAGCTTCGCAAAATCGTTTGCACCGTTTCCAGCCAAAAGCACATGATCCGTTTTTTCCATAACCTTTTTTGCCAGGCTTATGGGGTGTCGTATGTTCTTTACACCCGCGACTGCTCCAAAGTCCAAATTTGGACCATAGGCTACTGCTGCATCCATTTCCACTTCTCCATCGAAGGTTAGGACTGATCCGGTTCCCGCGTTGAAAAGTGGATCGTCTTCCAAAACGTTCACGGCGGCTTCCACCGCATCTAAGGCTCTTCCACCTTCTCTGAGAACTTTTAAGCCCGCTTCCACCGCATTTTTCATACCTTTTTCCACTTCTTGTGGGTCTTTTTCTTTTACTTTTCCAGCACCACCATGAATTATTATGGCGTACATTCTGTGCTCCCTCCTTCTAAAGTTCAGCTTTTTTTCTTTTTCATACTTCTTTCTAAGGCTATATCATCCATGATCTTCTGTTCTTCCCGCGTGGCCTCAAGATCATGGGAGTTCTTTTGCAACTCTTTCAATTTCTCCAACGCTTTTTGTTCATGATAGAGTTTTGTATATCTTTGACGTAATTCATCTAACTGATTTTCCAGGGACACCAATTCACTTATCTTTTCTTTTCTTTCATGGTAAAGGGATTGAATGTAATTCATCCACTCAAGAATGAATTTTACCCCTTGAAGGCCCTCATCCATTCTTTTCTGAGCTTTTGAAATCTTTTCGGTTATGTTTTCTATTTCCTCTTTCAACCTCTCAATTTGAGTGTTTAATTTTGACATTTCCAGCTTCAACAACTCAATGGATGAGTTTTTTATGTCAAGTAACTTTTGAAGGCTGAATTTGAACTTTTTCATCTTTGCCCTCTTTTTCTTAACTTATGCTTCTTTCAACACCTTCAACATCTGGGAAAGTAAAGTAGGGGAAGTGGCTAAAATGCTTTTCGAGTATATCGTGAAGTTTTCGGATAATAAATCCATAACGATGCCCCCACTTTCTTCAACTATCAAGGCCCCTGCTGCCATATCCCAGGGTTTGAGTTCGTACTCCCAAAATCCATCTATCCTCCCGGCCGCAACGTAGCATAGATCTAAGACTGCACTTCCAAATATTCTTAGGGCCCTTACCTTGCCAAAAAACGCTTCGTAATCTTTTAGCACTTTATCTCTCATGTGAACAGCACTATATTGATATCCCGTGTTAACAACAGCATCTTCCAGATTTTTTGTGTCGCTTACAGAAATGCGCTTTCCATTCAAAAAAGCGCCTTCTCCCTTTATAGCCTCAAATAGTTCGTCCATGAAAGGATCGTAAACAACACCTGCTATTGGTTTCGTTTTGTAAGTTATGGCTATGGAAACACATGAGTGAGGGACCTTTTTGGAAAAATTCGTGGTTCCGTCTATGGGATCCACAACCCACATGTAATTATCGGGAGTTGCTTTTTCGTCTATACCGGTCTCTTCTCCAAAGACAACATCATTCGGAAAGGCCAACGAAACGCGTTCTTTCAATCTTCTTTCCACTTCCACGTCTACATTCGTGACTATATCGTAAAAGCCGCTTTTCGTTTTTGTCCATTTCAAACTTTTCACATTTTCCTTGATGATATTTCCAAGTTCGTAGGCTAAACCCTTTGCAAATTCGAATCTTAACAACACTTCTTTGTCCATGAGATCAGACCTTCCTAACCGTTATGCCATCCATGCCATCGAGTTTTTCTATAAGAGAATTGAACGCTTCGTTGATTTCGGTATCCGAAAGTGTTCTATCCATAGCACCGTATGTTATGGTTATGGTTAAACTGTAAACGGTTTTCGGTATGTTCTTTCCTCTGTAAAGATCGGAAACTCTTACATCTGTTACGTATTGAGAGGAAGACTTAGCGATTTTCAAGATCTCTTGAGCCTTCACTTTTCCCTTTTCCACGAACATGGAAAGATCTTTGAAGGACGAAGGATACTGGGAATACTTCTTGTACTTGATGGGTTGTTTGTTTTCAAAAATGGATTCCAGATCTATTTCCGCGTAATGAATTGGAGATTTAACGTCCAAATAACGGGAAACCTCTTTTGAAATTTCTCCTATTCTACCTATGGACTTGCCATTTAAAAGTATTTCGGCGCTCCTCCCATTTTCAAAACCCATAATGTTCTTTTGAACAAAAGACGCGTCTACGTGAAAAACATCAAGGAAGGCTTGCAAATCGCCTTTCAAATTGAGTATCTCTGAGTTCCTCTTGTCAGTGTAATCGTCTTCGTTCAATCTTCCAGAAGAAATGAAAGCGATCATTTCTTTTTCTTCATCTTTTCCAAATATTCTTCCAATCTCAAACAGTCTCACAGATCTTTGTTGGTGTTTCAGGTTATAGGCACAAACGTTTAACAAACCAAACACCAGACTTGGACGCATTAAAGACATTTCTGGAGACAAAGCGTTTATGATCTTAGGGCTTTCCAGCTCTTCGTTGGTATAGAATTTCTCAACAATTTTGGGATCTACAAACGGATAAGTGATGGCCTCAAAGTATCCTAATCCAGTTGCTACCGATTTGGCCCTTGACTTGAAATTCCACCATTCGTTTTTCTTTGAGAATATGAATGGAAGTGAACGTGTTTGGGGCAAATTATCCAGACCATATATTCTAGCAAATTCTTCTATAAGATCAACGTCCTGGCTTATATCTATCCTAAAAGTTGGAATTGTTACGTTCCATCCATTGCCTTCTCTGTCAGTTTCAAACCCTAGTCTTTTGAAACAATCTTCCACATCCTCAAAGTTGGTTGAGTACGCCACGTATGAATCCAATTTTCTCTTTGAAAGGTAAACCTCTTTTTCTTCCATCTTGTGAGGATAAAGGTCTTTGAACCCAACCACATGTCCCCTGGCAATAGATGTTATCAACTCCACAAGCCTTTTAGCCACCAATTCCGTGTCGTTTGCATCAACACCTCTTTCGAATCTAAAAGATGCATCCGTTGAGATGTTCAAATGCTTCGAGGCTTTTCTTACTCTTACGGGATCAAAAGTGGCTATTTCGAGAAGTACTCGCGTTGTAGAAGTAGAAACGCCACTTTCTTCTCCTCCTATAACGCCAGCTATAGCCAAAGGATTCTCTCCATCGGTTATCAAGATTTCTCCACCTTCAAATTCGTATTCTTTTGAATTGAGAGCAAGGAGCTTTTCGCCTTTCTTCGCGTCTCTTATCACGAGTTTGGAAGAAGGGATCTTATCGTAATCAAAAGCGTGTACTGGGTGCCCGAGTTCCATCATCACGTAATTCGTGATATCAGCTATGTTGTTTATGGAACGCAATCCAACCGATGCCAATCTTTTTTTCAACCACAAAGGTGAGGACTCTACCGTTACGTCATCTATTCTCACGGCCATATATCTCCAACAACCATCGCTTTCTATTTCAACATCCACATCTTTATCTTTTTTGGTAGAAAAATCAAACGAAGGTTCTGGCATTTTGAGTGTTTTTTTCTCGACGACGGCCACTTCCCTTGCCAACCCAATATGGGAAAGGCAATCTGGCCTATTAGGTGTTATCTCGAGCTCAAATGTTGTTAAATCCAAGCCGAGAACTTCTTTGACATCTGCACCTATTTTCACTTCTTCTTCAAAGCGGAAGACGTGATCGGAATGAGATTCGATTCCCATTTCTTCCAAAGAGAACATCATTCCGTCGGTTTTCACACCTCTTAATTCAGAAGAGTTGACTTTTTTCCCATCAGCGGTCGAAGCCTTTCCTGCGGGTCCAAAAGCCACCGCATCACCGGGCTTTACAGTTAGGTCGGATGTTACCGTTGTGTATTCTTTATCGCCTGCATTTACCACGCAGATGTTAAGTTTGTCAGCGTTAGGATGTTTTTTTACGTCCACCAC from Mesoaciditoga lauensis cd-1655R = DSM 25116 harbors:
- a CDS encoding isoaspartyl peptidase/L-asparaginase family protein, which translates into the protein MYAIIIHGGAGKVKEKDPQEVEKGMKNAVEAGLKVLREGGRALDAVEAAVNVLEDDPLFNAGTGSVLTFDGEVEMDAAVAYGPNLDFGAVAGVKNIRHPISLAKKVMEKTDHVLLAGNGANDFAKLMGFEYHDPITQKRKEQWEKYRKQFINGDYKDWPKLRKLFQEHPEFLHGTVGAVAVDSHGECAAATSTGGVFLKLLGRVGDTPIPGAGTYATPFGAASSTGLGEGMMRVLITKVAADFLRMGLDAPHAAEAVLNYLDNTVGTEAGIIIVDRHGEVGMAHNTPDMPHAYFKEGMSEIKVAMR
- the fliJ gene encoding flagellar export protein FliJ, whose translation is MKKFKFSLQKLLDIKNSSIELLKLEMSKLNTQIERLKEEIENITEKISKAQKRMDEGLQGVKFILEWMNYIQSLYHERKEKISELVSLENQLDELRQRYTKLYHEQKALEKLKELQKNSHDLEATREEQKIMDDIALERSMKKKKS
- a CDS encoding inositol monophosphatase family protein; translated protein: MDKEVLLRFEFAKGLAYELGNIIKENVKSLKWTKTKSGFYDIVTNVDVEVERRLKERVSLAFPNDVVFGEETGIDEKATPDNYMWVVDPIDGTTNFSKKVPHSCVSIAITYKTKPIAGVVYDPFMDELFEAIKGEGAFLNGKRISVSDTKNLEDAVVNTGYQYSAVHMRDKVLKDYEAFFGKVRALRIFGSAVLDLCYVAAGRIDGFWEYELKPWDMAAGALIVEESGGIVMDLLSENFTIYSKSILATSPTLLSQMLKVLKEA
- the pheT gene encoding phenylalanine--tRNA ligase subunit beta, whose amino-acid sequence is MKLNVQWLKDYIDANDDIEKLADELTMSGSEVEEIEKPFEKLQGVVCARVVDVKKHPNADKLNICVVNAGDKEYTTVTSDLTVKPGDAVAFGPAGKASTADGKKVNSSELRGVKTDGMMFSLEEMGIESHSDHVFRFEEEVKIGADVKEVLGLDLTTFELEITPNRPDCLSHIGLAREVAVVEKKTLKMPEPSFDFSTKKDKDVDVEIESDGCWRYMAVRIDDVTVESSPLWLKKRLASVGLRSINNIADITNYVMMELGHPVHAFDYDKIPSSKLVIRDAKKGEKLLALNSKEYEFEGGEILITDGENPLAIAGVIGGEESGVSTSTTRVLLEIATFDPVRVRKASKHLNISTDASFRFERGVDANDTELVAKRLVELITSIARGHVVGFKDLYPHKMEEKEVYLSKRKLDSYVAYSTNFEDVEDCFKRLGFETDREGNGWNVTIPTFRIDISQDVDLIEEFARIYGLDNLPQTRSLPFIFSKKNEWWNFKSRAKSVATGLGYFEAITYPFVDPKIVEKFYTNEELESPKIINALSPEMSLMRPSLVFGLLNVCAYNLKHQQRSVRLFEIGRIFGKDEEKEMIAFISSGRLNEDDYTDKRNSEILNLKGDLQAFLDVFHVDASFVQKNIMGFENGRSAEILLNGKSIGRIGEISKEVSRYLDVKSPIHYAEIDLESIFENKQPIKYKKYSQYPSSFKDLSMFVEKGKVKAQEILKIAKSSSQYVTDVRVSDLYRGKNIPKTVYSLTITITYGAMDRTLSDTEINEAFNSLIEKLDGMDGITVRKV